In Corythoichthys intestinalis isolate RoL2023-P3 chromosome 4, ASM3026506v1, whole genome shotgun sequence, a genomic segment contains:
- the arhgef5 gene encoding uncharacterized protein arhgef5 isoform X1 yields MGTKRPTCTVLESFSNTKTRDCNLKPGGRLSRDPSPMLAMTAQSERESTREEERRQDWEREKMKDKSRFRDTDPRGRYHERDRGPAPRMREAGRDKRQDNERRNGRPLSTVEREFGKEMEWDLKKGDTFPRMRRSRERDEEREQRRPRDKPRRTETDAWDREREYARLRERERDEKRNYEKSRQRHQESNPALRDLGRDLQPGGSRERRERDVARRREIGSREARMPSPHSRRDRGLHPDSQDWERTHRKAGARGTRSEGDSDDRETRQQRARERERDELTYQHSRSEGDSKSGRARDPDRDRHRRRGTDQVGREEERYRGRYKEVDERAAWEGGGQSSERREKEYYRAHGLRKERQRQEREADPRWDDTTLKEAAPRAPPKAQSSGEWSSDMDNDTRRRQGRNGYEEGQSGRESERDDRKSPQRVKRAEQRRSELDRREMAATLPEQRRMWLEPQRGRNSKESSQEDNFVDRERPAKWKEGKGGEEERESQREHAESWRHKYSEQREGINVDREEEDTEELDRFSGSDGEIGENWQRDVKGESNSEESEGGSETGWRPDRDRMLSGEDGFVTVSSGGDDEDEREEFLDCQDYWEGGDTDDTSSSPFHERPEREEYANEEELTEREKKPKYVFCVIGQTLPQPESDRMSPSLAEQEEDEQKLNLLSESLHHSSNDVSRQPSDDLRLSPGRTDEHLMNSHLEPDSNRCRKDGQQSSSSQDDPKMRARKAEHPYAEIGPFKRDSETEKLLMMWRERNKEIADREEMSPLPRNPYADVSPQMTFDQILPALQGLNVEAMSPEQKEAIRIRMSGAWSMSEETKRHSQAPHLKWAKNVVREILGHSGEDITEDPSSGEQAHAQSEESQLDELEQESAEMSFRNLSEDELHSEPELELEEEESLEVEGLRGTRQGRQDMHADQLSAMHADTFAYTHADTSLDIEGKEHQNPAVRKESEPQPDHHFDKLTVDVKMTEEVDDEVKNSETDKEASRQREMEMYLCVSNTLYKPSSCPILNCKSQSDFLVPSTEGDDDEDEEELEWEDEETVFPECQGLPNVVSEPDESSTDGADPAARKLGGAPLTSTSSFRDMGPGARMRRRGIRKTTERRNEALVEVEEEEGVAGDRRTRIFTTTDEDDRSKSWGEVELRNVLDTIGRRKRNSKFFNRAQLYQQYSEAAQNFEILRQSRSDVLSVCEDSSASPAPSPPPARRPLPPLPAVPHPHSLSHTGSITSVRSLPLPEPPRSEGRPSSPRLSITLTESATLWRELPGVRSSSELEDITEDERRLQEVRFEVVTSEASYCRSLDIVVEHFVKSKQLGALLTTQDRNWLFSRLADVRAISHSFLSKLEERLESDIMHFTVCDIIARHCQRFKMVYVPYLTNQSYQDATYQRLMNENQGFRRIVEKLERSPVCQRLPLRSFLVLPFQRITRIKLLVQNIVKRTTAGTAEAAQAIKALRLLEKLIQESNDSISQMKNIESLVSLSAKVDFECRTLPLISQSRRLVREGPVTELMDFSLKDTERNIYMHLFNDYLLLSQQKEGGKFTVIDHAPVAELRAENCRVKLHSLQKNLFRLHMSHKSLLLRTDTQSDKLRWISALSRPHPEVDFSSAQDFPQMQCIRAVVAQQPDELSLEKADIILVHQQSSDHWVEGTRLSDRHRGWVPESHLELIGNARVRQRNLSDALKLTTATAAV; encoded by the exons ATGGGGACCAAAAGGCCAACCTGCACCGTGTTGGAATCTTTCTCAAATACGAAAACACGTGACTGCAACCTTAAGCCAGGCGGACGACTCTCCAGGGATCCCAGCCCAATGCTGGCCATGACTGCCCAGTCAGAGCGGGAAAGCACCCGAGAGGAAGAGAGACGGCAGGATTGGGAAAGagaaaaaatgaaagacaagTCCAGGTTCAGAGATACAGACCCCCGTGGGCGATACCATGAGCGAGATCGAGGCCCCGCTCCCAGGATGAGGGAGGCTGGCCGAGATAAGAGGCAAGACAATGAGAGGAGAAATGGAAGGCCGCTGTCGACTGTTGAGAGGGAGTTTGGGAAGGAGATGGAATGGGACTTGAAGAAGGGAGACACATTTCCTAGGATGAGGAGAAGCCGTGAACGGGACGAAGAACGCGAACAGAGGCGGCCAAGAGACAAGCCGAGAAGGACTGAGACTGATGCGTGGGACCGAGAGAGAGAATATGCCCGGCTGAGAGAGCGGGAAAGAGATGAAAAGAGAAACTATGAAAAATCCAGACAAAGACATCAGGAGTCCAACCCTGCTCTCCGAGACCTTGGAAGAGACCTGCAACCGGGGGGATCACGAGAAAGGAGAGAAAGGGACGTCGCGAGGAGGAGAGAAATCGGAAGTAGAGAGGCAAGGATGCCCTCACCGCACAGTCGAAGAGACAGAGGCTTGCATCCAGACAGTCAGGATTGGGAGAGGACCCACAGGAAAGCTGGAGCGAGGGGCACGAGGAGCGAGGGAGACAGTGACGACAGAGAAACAAGGCAGCAAAGGGCAAGGGAAAGAGAGCGGGATGAGTTGACATATCAACACAGCAGAAGTGAGGGGGACAGCAAGAGCGGCAGAGCAAGAGACCCAGACAGGGACCGACACAGACGCAGAGGCACAGACCAAGTGGGGAGGGAGGAGGAGCGGTACCGAGGGCGATACAAGGAGGTCGATGAGAGAGCGGCATGGGAGGGGGGAGGACAGTCCAGTGAACGGAGAGAGAAGGAGTACTACAGAGCGCATGGGCTGAGGAAGGAAAGGCAAAGACAGGAAAGAGAGGCTGACCCTAGGTGGGATGACACAACTCTCAAGGAGGCGGCTCCGAGGGCGCCACCGAAAGCTCAGAGTAGCGGTGAGTGGAGCAGCGACATGGACAATGACACGCGACGCAGGCAAGGCAGAAACGGCTATGAAGAGGGTCAGTCGGGCAGGGAAAGTGAGCGGGATGACAGAAAGAGTCCTCAGAGAGTAAAGAGAGCGGAGCAAAGAAGAAGTGAGCTAGACAGAAGAGAGATGGCAGCCACTTTGCCGGAGCAGAGACGGATGTGGTTAGAACCGCAGAGGGGTAGGAATAGCAAAGAGTCGTCTCAGGAGGACAACTTTGTAGACAGAGAGAGGCCCGCGAAGTGGAAAGAGGGGAAGGGAGGTGAAGAGGAGAGAGAATCACAAAGAGAGCATGCTGAAAGTTGGAGACACAAGTACAGTGAGCAGCGGGAAGGGATAAATGTAGACAGAGAAGAAGAGGACACGGAGGAGTTAGACCGCTTCTCTGGAAGCGATGGGGAGATTGGGGAAAACTGGCAGAGGGATGTCAAAGGAGAGAGTAATAGCGAAGAGAGCGAAGGGGGAAGTGAGACTGGGTGGAGGCCAGACAGAGACCGAATGCTCTCGGGAGAAGACGGATTTGTGACCGTGTCAAGCGGCGGTGACGACGAGGACGAGCGAGAGGAGTTTCTGGATTGTCAGGACTATTGGGAAGGTGGGGATACAGATGACACCTCCTCTTCTCCTTTCCACGAGCGACCAGAGAGGGAGGAATATGCTAATGAAGAGGAACTaacagagagggaaaaaaagcccaaatacgtcttttgcgttatcGGGCAAACGTTACCACAACCGGAGTCTGACAGGATGTCACCGTCACTTGCTGAGCAGGAGGaggacgagcaaaaattaaacctCCTTTCAGAAAGTCTTCATCATAGCAGTAATGATGTCAGCCGGCAACCTTCAGATGACCTGCGTCTGTCACCGGGAAGGACTGACGAGCACCTGATGAACAGCCACCTAGAGCCTGACAGCAACAGGTGCAGAAAAGACGGCCAACAATCATCTTCTTCACAGGATGATCCGAAAATGAGAGCAAGGAAAGCGGAGCACCCGTACGCTGAAATTGGGCCCTTTAAAAGGGACTCTGAAACTGAAAAACTCCTCATGATGTGGAGGGAGAGGAATAAAGAAATTGCCGACAGGGAAGAAATGTCTCCTCTCCCAAGGAATCCTTATGCTGATGTCTCGCCTCAGATGACCTTTGATCAAATTCTGCCTGCATTACAAGGGCTTAACGTTGAAGCAATGAGCCCAGAACAGAAGGAGGCCATACGGATCCGAATGAGCGGTGCTTGGAGCATGTCTGAGGAGACTAAGCGGCATTCCCAAGCCCCGCACCTTAAATGGGCCAAAAACGTGGTACGGGAAATCCTGGGACACTCTGGGGAAGACATAACAGAGGACCCCAGCTCAGGAGAACAAGCGCACGCTCAGTCTGAGGAAAGCCAACTGGACGAGCTTGAGCAGGAGTCTGCGGAAATGTCTTTCCGTAACTTGAGCGAGGACGAACTGCACTCTGAACCGGAGTTGGAGCTCGAAGAGGAAGAGTCGTTGGAGGTGGAGGGACTGAGAGGTACGAGGCAGGGCCGGCAAGACATGCATGCTGACCAGCTCTCAGCCATGCATGCTGACACATTCGCATACACTCATGCTGACACATCGTTAGACATAGAAGGGAAAGAGCATCAAAACCCGGCTGTGCGTAAAGAGTCTGAACCTCAGCctgatcaccattttgataagttAACTGTAGACGTGAAAATGACTGAGGAGGTAGACGATGAGGTAAAGAATTCTGAAACTGATAAAGAGGCTAGCAGACAGAGGGAAATGGAGATGTATTTGTGCGTGAGCAACACTTTGTACAAGCCTAGCAGCTGCCCCATTCTCAATTGTAAATCTCAATCAGATTTCCTCGTGCCCTCCACAGAGGGCGATGATGATGAGGATGAGGAGGAACTTGAATGGGAGGATGAGGAGACAGTTTTTCCAGAGTGTCAGGGTTTACCAAACGTAGTGTCAGAACCTGATGAGAGTAGCACAGATGGAGCAGACCCGGCAGCAAGGAAACTAGGAGGCGCCCCTCTGACGAGTACCAGCAGTTTCCGGGATATGGGTCCCGGGGCTCGTATGAGGAGACGGGGAATCCGTAAAACCACTGAAAGAAGAAACGAGGCACTTGTAGAGGTGGAAGAGGAGGAAGGTGTTGCGGGGGATCGCAGAACTCGAATATTCACTACAACAG ATGAGGATGATCGCAGTAAAAGCTGGGGAGAGGTGGAGCTAAG AAACGTTTTGGACACAATTGGAAGACGAAAAAGGAACTCCAAGTTTTTCA ATCGCGCCCAACTCTACCAGCAGTACAGCGAGGCAGCCCAGAACTTTGAAATCCTGCGGCAATCTCGATCCGACGTCCTCTCGGTTTGCGAGGACAGTTCGGCGTCTCCTGCTCCGTCGCCGCCACCGGCCCGGCGACCTCTCCCACCGCTGCCCGCGGTCCCGCATCCGCACTCGCTATCCCACACAGGCTCCATCACCAGCGTGAGAAGCTTGCCTCTACCGGAGCCCCCGAGGAGCGAGGGCAGGCCCTCGTCCCCGCGCCTCTCCATCACACTTACGGAGTCAGCCACGCTTTGGCGAGAACTTCCTGGCGTCAGAAGCAGCAGCGAACTGGAGGACATCACGGAGGATGAGAGGCGCCTtcaagag GTGCGATTTGAAGTGGTGACCTCTGAAGCGTCATACTGCCGCAGTCTGGACATTGTCGTTGAGCATTTCGTCAAATCCAAACAGCTGGGGGCGCTATTAACCACCCAGGATCGGAATTGGCTCTTTTCCAGGCTGGCGGATGTCCGCGCTATCAGCCACAG TTTCTTGTCAAAGCTTGAGGAACGTCTCGAGTCGGACATCATGCACTTCACCGTGTGTGACATCATCGCTCGCCACTGCCAACGCTTCAAGATGGTTTACGTACCCTACCTCACCAACCAGTCCTATCAGGATGCCACCTATCAGAGACTCAT GAACGAGAATCAAGGCTTCAGGCGCATTGTGGAGAAGTTGGAGAGGAGTCCTGTATGTCAAAGACTTCCGCTACGTTCCTTCCTCGTCCTTCCGTTCCAAAGAATTACACGAATTAAGCTGCTGGTCCAG AACATTGTGAAGAGAACAACTGCAGGCACGGCAGAAGCCGCGCAGGCAATTAAAGCGTTGAGACTCTTGGAGAAG CTAATCCAAGAGAGTAATGACAGCATCTCCCAAATGAAAAACATCGAGTCGTTGGTGTCTCTCAGTGCCAAGGTGGACTTTGAGTGCAGG ACTCTTCCTCTTATCAGTCAATCTCGGAGGTTGGTACGGGAGGGACCAGTCACCGAACTGATGGATTTCTCCCTCAAGGACACGGAGAGGAATATCTACATGCACTTATTCAATGACTACCTGCTGCTTTCACAACAAAAAGA AGGGGGCAAATTTACTGTGATCGACCACGCTCCCGTGGCGGAGCTGCGTGCGGAGAACTGCCGCGTCAAACTTCATTCCCTGCAGAAGAACCTCTTCAGGCTGCACATGTCTCACAAATCGCTGCTGCTAAGGACCGACACACA GAGTGATAAGCTACGCTGGATATCCGCACTTTCCCGCCCTCACCCTGAAGTCGATTTTTCATCCGCGCAAG ATTTCCCACAGATGCAATGTATCAGAGCGGTTGTGGCCCAGCAGCCTGATGAGTTATCATTAGAAAAAGCTGATATCATACTGGTGCACCAGCAAAGCAGCGACC ATTGGGTAGAGGGCACCAGACTGTCCGATCGGCATCGCGGATGGGTACCGGAATCGCATTTGGAATTGATCGGCAACGCCAGGGTCCGGCAGCGCAATCTTTCGGATGCTCTCAAACTCACGACAGCAACAGCTGCAGTATGA
- the arhgef5 gene encoding trichohyalin isoform X2, translating to MGTKRPTCTVLESFSNTKTRDCNLKPGGRLSRDPSPMLAMTAQSERESTREEERRQDWEREKMKDKSRFRDTDPRGRYHERDRGPAPRMREAGRDKRQDNERRNGRPLSTVEREFGKEMEWDLKKGDTFPRMRRSRERDEEREQRRPRDKPRRTETDAWDREREYARLRERERDEKRNYEKSRQRHQESNPALRDLGRDLQPGGSRERRERDVARRREIGSREARMPSPHSRRDRGLHPDSQDWERTHRKAGARGTRSEGDSDDRETRQQRARERERDELTYQHSRSEGDSKSGRARDPDRDRHRRRGTDQVGREEERYRGRYKEVDERAAWEGGGQSSERREKEYYRAHGLRKERQRQEREADPRWDDTTLKEAAPRAPPKAQSSGEWSSDMDNDTRRRQGRNGYEEGQSGRESERDDRKSPQRVKRAEQRRSELDRREMAATLPEQRRMWLEPQRGRNSKESSQEDNFVDRERPAKWKEGKGGEEERESQREHAESWRHKYSEQREGINVDREEEDTEELDRFSGSDGEIGENWQRDVKGESNSEESEGGSETGWRPDRDRMLSGEDGFVTVSSGGDDEDEREEFLDCQDYWEGGDTDDTSSSPFHERPEREEYANEEELTEREKKPKYVFCVIGQTLPQPESDRMSPSLAEQEEDEQKLNLLSESLHHSSNDVSRQPSDDLRLSPGRTDEHLMNSHLEPDSNRCRKDGQQSSSSQDDPKMRARKAEHPYAEIGPFKRDSETEKLLMMWRERNKEIADREEMSPLPRNPYADVSPQMTFDQILPALQGLNVEAMSPEQKEAIRIRMSGAWSMSEETKRHSQAPHLKWAKNVVREILGHSGEDITEDPSSGEQAHAQSEESQLDELEQESAEMSFRNLSEDELHSEPELELEEEESLEVEGLRDEDDRSKSWGEVELRNVLDTIGRRKRNSKFFNRAQLYQQYSEAAQNFEILRQSRSDVLSVCEDSSASPAPSPPPARRPLPPLPAVPHPHSLSHTGSITSVRSLPLPEPPRSEGRPSSPRLSITLTESATLWRELPGVRSSSELEDITEDERRLQEVRFEVVTSEASYCRSLDIVVEHFVKSKQLGALLTTQDRNWLFSRLADVRAISHSFLSKLEERLESDIMHFTVCDIIARHCQRFKMVYVPYLTNQSYQDATYQRLMNENQGFRRIVEKLERSPVCQRLPLRSFLVLPFQRITRIKLLVQNIVKRTTAGTAEAAQAIKALRLLEKLIQESNDSISQMKNIESLVSLSAKVDFECRTLPLISQSRRLVREGPVTELMDFSLKDTERNIYMHLFNDYLLLSQQKEGGKFTVIDHAPVAELRAENCRVKLHSLQKNLFRLHMSHKSLLLRTDTQSDKLRWISALSRPHPEVDFSSAQDFPQMQCIRAVVAQQPDELSLEKADIILVHQQSSDHWVEGTRLSDRHRGWVPESHLELIGNARVRQRNLSDALKLTTATAAV from the exons ATGGGGACCAAAAGGCCAACCTGCACCGTGTTGGAATCTTTCTCAAATACGAAAACACGTGACTGCAACCTTAAGCCAGGCGGACGACTCTCCAGGGATCCCAGCCCAATGCTGGCCATGACTGCCCAGTCAGAGCGGGAAAGCACCCGAGAGGAAGAGAGACGGCAGGATTGGGAAAGagaaaaaatgaaagacaagTCCAGGTTCAGAGATACAGACCCCCGTGGGCGATACCATGAGCGAGATCGAGGCCCCGCTCCCAGGATGAGGGAGGCTGGCCGAGATAAGAGGCAAGACAATGAGAGGAGAAATGGAAGGCCGCTGTCGACTGTTGAGAGGGAGTTTGGGAAGGAGATGGAATGGGACTTGAAGAAGGGAGACACATTTCCTAGGATGAGGAGAAGCCGTGAACGGGACGAAGAACGCGAACAGAGGCGGCCAAGAGACAAGCCGAGAAGGACTGAGACTGATGCGTGGGACCGAGAGAGAGAATATGCCCGGCTGAGAGAGCGGGAAAGAGATGAAAAGAGAAACTATGAAAAATCCAGACAAAGACATCAGGAGTCCAACCCTGCTCTCCGAGACCTTGGAAGAGACCTGCAACCGGGGGGATCACGAGAAAGGAGAGAAAGGGACGTCGCGAGGAGGAGAGAAATCGGAAGTAGAGAGGCAAGGATGCCCTCACCGCACAGTCGAAGAGACAGAGGCTTGCATCCAGACAGTCAGGATTGGGAGAGGACCCACAGGAAAGCTGGAGCGAGGGGCACGAGGAGCGAGGGAGACAGTGACGACAGAGAAACAAGGCAGCAAAGGGCAAGGGAAAGAGAGCGGGATGAGTTGACATATCAACACAGCAGAAGTGAGGGGGACAGCAAGAGCGGCAGAGCAAGAGACCCAGACAGGGACCGACACAGACGCAGAGGCACAGACCAAGTGGGGAGGGAGGAGGAGCGGTACCGAGGGCGATACAAGGAGGTCGATGAGAGAGCGGCATGGGAGGGGGGAGGACAGTCCAGTGAACGGAGAGAGAAGGAGTACTACAGAGCGCATGGGCTGAGGAAGGAAAGGCAAAGACAGGAAAGAGAGGCTGACCCTAGGTGGGATGACACAACTCTCAAGGAGGCGGCTCCGAGGGCGCCACCGAAAGCTCAGAGTAGCGGTGAGTGGAGCAGCGACATGGACAATGACACGCGACGCAGGCAAGGCAGAAACGGCTATGAAGAGGGTCAGTCGGGCAGGGAAAGTGAGCGGGATGACAGAAAGAGTCCTCAGAGAGTAAAGAGAGCGGAGCAAAGAAGAAGTGAGCTAGACAGAAGAGAGATGGCAGCCACTTTGCCGGAGCAGAGACGGATGTGGTTAGAACCGCAGAGGGGTAGGAATAGCAAAGAGTCGTCTCAGGAGGACAACTTTGTAGACAGAGAGAGGCCCGCGAAGTGGAAAGAGGGGAAGGGAGGTGAAGAGGAGAGAGAATCACAAAGAGAGCATGCTGAAAGTTGGAGACACAAGTACAGTGAGCAGCGGGAAGGGATAAATGTAGACAGAGAAGAAGAGGACACGGAGGAGTTAGACCGCTTCTCTGGAAGCGATGGGGAGATTGGGGAAAACTGGCAGAGGGATGTCAAAGGAGAGAGTAATAGCGAAGAGAGCGAAGGGGGAAGTGAGACTGGGTGGAGGCCAGACAGAGACCGAATGCTCTCGGGAGAAGACGGATTTGTGACCGTGTCAAGCGGCGGTGACGACGAGGACGAGCGAGAGGAGTTTCTGGATTGTCAGGACTATTGGGAAGGTGGGGATACAGATGACACCTCCTCTTCTCCTTTCCACGAGCGACCAGAGAGGGAGGAATATGCTAATGAAGAGGAACTaacagagagggaaaaaaagcccaaatacgtcttttgcgttatcGGGCAAACGTTACCACAACCGGAGTCTGACAGGATGTCACCGTCACTTGCTGAGCAGGAGGaggacgagcaaaaattaaacctCCTTTCAGAAAGTCTTCATCATAGCAGTAATGATGTCAGCCGGCAACCTTCAGATGACCTGCGTCTGTCACCGGGAAGGACTGACGAGCACCTGATGAACAGCCACCTAGAGCCTGACAGCAACAGGTGCAGAAAAGACGGCCAACAATCATCTTCTTCACAGGATGATCCGAAAATGAGAGCAAGGAAAGCGGAGCACCCGTACGCTGAAATTGGGCCCTTTAAAAGGGACTCTGAAACTGAAAAACTCCTCATGATGTGGAGGGAGAGGAATAAAGAAATTGCCGACAGGGAAGAAATGTCTCCTCTCCCAAGGAATCCTTATGCTGATGTCTCGCCTCAGATGACCTTTGATCAAATTCTGCCTGCATTACAAGGGCTTAACGTTGAAGCAATGAGCCCAGAACAGAAGGAGGCCATACGGATCCGAATGAGCGGTGCTTGGAGCATGTCTGAGGAGACTAAGCGGCATTCCCAAGCCCCGCACCTTAAATGGGCCAAAAACGTGGTACGGGAAATCCTGGGACACTCTGGGGAAGACATAACAGAGGACCCCAGCTCAGGAGAACAAGCGCACGCTCAGTCTGAGGAAAGCCAACTGGACGAGCTTGAGCAGGAGTCTGCGGAAATGTCTTTCCGTAACTTGAGCGAGGACGAACTGCACTCTGAACCGGAGTTGGAGCTCGAAGAGGAAGAGTCGTTGGAGGTGGAGGGACTGAGAG ATGAGGATGATCGCAGTAAAAGCTGGGGAGAGGTGGAGCTAAG AAACGTTTTGGACACAATTGGAAGACGAAAAAGGAACTCCAAGTTTTTCA ATCGCGCCCAACTCTACCAGCAGTACAGCGAGGCAGCCCAGAACTTTGAAATCCTGCGGCAATCTCGATCCGACGTCCTCTCGGTTTGCGAGGACAGTTCGGCGTCTCCTGCTCCGTCGCCGCCACCGGCCCGGCGACCTCTCCCACCGCTGCCCGCGGTCCCGCATCCGCACTCGCTATCCCACACAGGCTCCATCACCAGCGTGAGAAGCTTGCCTCTACCGGAGCCCCCGAGGAGCGAGGGCAGGCCCTCGTCCCCGCGCCTCTCCATCACACTTACGGAGTCAGCCACGCTTTGGCGAGAACTTCCTGGCGTCAGAAGCAGCAGCGAACTGGAGGACATCACGGAGGATGAGAGGCGCCTtcaagag GTGCGATTTGAAGTGGTGACCTCTGAAGCGTCATACTGCCGCAGTCTGGACATTGTCGTTGAGCATTTCGTCAAATCCAAACAGCTGGGGGCGCTATTAACCACCCAGGATCGGAATTGGCTCTTTTCCAGGCTGGCGGATGTCCGCGCTATCAGCCACAG TTTCTTGTCAAAGCTTGAGGAACGTCTCGAGTCGGACATCATGCACTTCACCGTGTGTGACATCATCGCTCGCCACTGCCAACGCTTCAAGATGGTTTACGTACCCTACCTCACCAACCAGTCCTATCAGGATGCCACCTATCAGAGACTCAT GAACGAGAATCAAGGCTTCAGGCGCATTGTGGAGAAGTTGGAGAGGAGTCCTGTATGTCAAAGACTTCCGCTACGTTCCTTCCTCGTCCTTCCGTTCCAAAGAATTACACGAATTAAGCTGCTGGTCCAG AACATTGTGAAGAGAACAACTGCAGGCACGGCAGAAGCCGCGCAGGCAATTAAAGCGTTGAGACTCTTGGAGAAG CTAATCCAAGAGAGTAATGACAGCATCTCCCAAATGAAAAACATCGAGTCGTTGGTGTCTCTCAGTGCCAAGGTGGACTTTGAGTGCAGG ACTCTTCCTCTTATCAGTCAATCTCGGAGGTTGGTACGGGAGGGACCAGTCACCGAACTGATGGATTTCTCCCTCAAGGACACGGAGAGGAATATCTACATGCACTTATTCAATGACTACCTGCTGCTTTCACAACAAAAAGA AGGGGGCAAATTTACTGTGATCGACCACGCTCCCGTGGCGGAGCTGCGTGCGGAGAACTGCCGCGTCAAACTTCATTCCCTGCAGAAGAACCTCTTCAGGCTGCACATGTCTCACAAATCGCTGCTGCTAAGGACCGACACACA GAGTGATAAGCTACGCTGGATATCCGCACTTTCCCGCCCTCACCCTGAAGTCGATTTTTCATCCGCGCAAG ATTTCCCACAGATGCAATGTATCAGAGCGGTTGTGGCCCAGCAGCCTGATGAGTTATCATTAGAAAAAGCTGATATCATACTGGTGCACCAGCAAAGCAGCGACC ATTGGGTAGAGGGCACCAGACTGTCCGATCGGCATCGCGGATGGGTACCGGAATCGCATTTGGAATTGATCGGCAACGCCAGGGTCCGGCAGCGCAATCTTTCGGATGCTCTCAAACTCACGACAGCAACAGCTGCAGTATGA